One region of Pan paniscus chromosome 5, NHGRI_mPanPan1-v2.0_pri, whole genome shotgun sequence genomic DNA includes:
- the MYMX gene encoding protein myomixer: MPTPLLPLLLRLLLSRLLLPAARLARQYLLPLLRRLARRLGSQDMREALLGCLLFILSQRHSPDAGEASRMDRLERRERLGPQK; this comes from the coding sequence ATGCCCACGCCACTGCTCCCGCTGCTGCTTCGATTGCTGCTGTCCCGCCTGCTGCTGCCTGCTGCCCGCCTGGCCCGCCAATACCTCCTGCCCCTGCTGCGCCGATTGGCCCGCCGCCTGGGCTCCCAGGACATGCGAGAGGCTTTGCTGGGCTGTCTGCTGTTCATTCTCAGCCAGCGACACTCGCCAGacgctggggaggcctcaagaatgGACCGcctggagaggagggagaggttaGGCCCCCAAAAGTGA